TATTTGGCATTACTTTTAATTTGTAATAGGACCAGATGTACCCCACAGAGACAAGCCCGAACAGAGAGATTGGCTTCACTGGCTTTTGGGGAATATACACAATAACGACACAACGAGTGGTGAATCACGCGCAGATTATATTGGAATAGAGAGACCTTTATATCAACCTGGTAGGTACAGCATGAATCTGCAACGGTTAATTCGAATAAAAAAAGCCTCGCAAGAAAGTGACAGGTCAGTTTCAGTTATAGTTTGTTGAAACGCTCAAACCTTTCGATGTTCTTTCTTTTTCGACGGCATTGGCGTCTCCTCGCTTTGATACTAATTATTAAAGCTGGCCATGCGTCTGACATGGTGCTTTTGGGATTAAAAACGTTGTAGAAAATATTCTCTGATGCATTTCGttctccaaagaaaaaaaattggaaagttttCCCCATTTTTGCTTAAGACATGTCCGTTTATTTGCCATTTTGTCATATGCGTTTGCATGGTCTAGTATGACCCCCTCTGGGTCCCctctaaatttaaaaagttctcaaattcgGCGCCCTTCAGGCGGCAGCCAATCCCGTGGGAGCACTCTCAAACCCAGAAAGTGACGCCATAGGTGCTACTTTCTGGTTGGTTGAGAGTGCTCTCAGTTTGTTTTTGGCTCGTTACCTGGATGTGCAAGTAGGTCTTTGTTGCACTtgatatttttccctttttggggGTAATCCGCAAAGATTACCCCAGTTTATTCATCGGACGGGTCGGCGATGTTCTTGTAGAGTAATTTTCGGTCACGCCAAACTTTTTGTGTTTCCTGTTCATTTTATCCCTTCTTCTTCATTTGTGGCATGTGGTCTGAGTCTCGTCTAGCCCGGCAGCTCAGCAGTTTCTGTTAGCCACATCGCTTCAATGGTGTAGGATGAATAATGAGTGGATGACAATAATAGACTGTAGAATAAAGTGAGAGATATCCTTATTGATTTCCTCTTGAATATTGAAATATACGGGACCTAACAGActgtttaattattttgataagttaaaagttgttattttattcaGATTTCTAATGTATGTGAtttaactttattttcaataacTGTTTCTGTTTGGATTTTGTGATAGGAACGCATCGAATCGTTTACCTTTTATACAAGCATCAGGACAATCAAGAAGTGTTTTTCTTTGCCTCAGTTATCAAAGGACGGTGAGAATTTTACATATTATAGGTCTCCTTCTTTTAAGGTTTCAGGATATTTTGTCAACGtttttttgtccacgcaccttttttgtccagtagttgacgcccacacgtaaaataagcagcggtgacttggtccaagcgttatattttaagcggtatgtaaaattatattgacaatatggaaatgagaaattgagagaggaggaggtgttgttatgcggttgctcattttctaaatgaaatgttattactttctccttttgaatcatctttttaaattctcattggtgaatatttggtttcatttctatccttaaaatattcgatgtacaatataccttatatatgtataggtactttttttatttttttaattttttctttacgaaattattacttcattttgaagacaattatatttttaaaacgcgacaaatatttgcaaaaccttttccaagcgatatgaatctcaatgagccgcagttgtgccgacagaaactgcgaaaatgaataaaagagggaaaagaagcgcgcaatatttagttttaacccatttgtatatcgatcttttagagtcaaatacgtcaaattttgagcgtttcgttgcgcgtacacctcactgcagcacaataaaagcacaaaatgtaaaagaaaaaattaaagtgctttggaaatcattaggtttgacacggaaccaccaatatttaaaaaacacacattatattactattctcctttgataaattgatacatattttcccccatcaatttaaatgagaataatcaatgcagagtgtgcaaacatttcaaaatcacgagttaaaaaacgctgactacgCGAGTagaaatattaaagcctaacagagcggagcggcgcggcgcggcgtgctgccagcgcgagaggctcactagcgcctacaaacctaagtggatacttcacgtattgcacaatgcttgaagtatccacttaggtttgtaagcgccaatgcgcgcttcgcgctggccgcccgcccgccgaaCGGCGACGCCTGAAGCGagtatttcacaacagaggtattgcacagtattatacgaaattgaacgtattaagaatgacaggcatccttcaaaggTACAGatcttccctcgcaaaataaatcaagatacttatcgtacacaggaaaaatctaacagcctttagctgaggcaaatatagaggtgtatccggttcaggtataacaaggtgggaatttcttgaaagataattaagtcctgttacaccaaagagagtttagtgaattttgtctcatggaattgacgctcccccatttttaccaaaactctccaactatatattattctccgttggaccaaacagacgaaacaaaaaaacaaggaaaccctcattcttcccagacattatacattttcatccaagaaCTTCGTGAGCAAttatcgtttgtatttacatgtgggccaattaactttgggtctcaactggctcgtggaccaaaactcccgagCCGAAAAAACACGTGGATGTGAATTACTtgaaaaaacaggtgcgtggacaaaaaatctttgacgaaatgtcctataacctctTCTCAAGATCTTCGTTATTTTAACGgatttgaaaacttcagaggGCTTTTGGATAAAATGGACTCACGAGGGGAAAAGTCGGGcccgtattttttcttgatgaCTAATTTTATATCTGACTTAAGAGATAAATAATTCCCTCGatcagtaattttttaattgatttttttctcttttcttttataGAGAAGATTTTTTCGATCGATCATTCTTCACATGTAATCTTCTGAGTAGAGAGCACAACTTTAAAAACCCACTTGCCGTAAATTTTGCTTTAGTCACCGTCGATTAATATAGAGAGGACGGTAAGTGAAGTCCTTTTCTGTTAATAGCTGAAAttgaagaagagagaaaaatcaaattcaagggGGTCAAAAATAAGCCTATCATCAAGCATTTACACTACTTTCTCCCATTATCTCATGATTTCTTGAAACTATTGGTGCAATAATTATTTAATATGCGATTTTCTCCAGAAATTCCACGAAAATAAATCTCAAAAAGGTAGGATGTAATGATGTtataaaaacattttattttatacctAGGCAATAGGCATAGGCGAACTAAATTCTGAACTACTTTTCGACTCAAACACTCATAAATATATATTAATTTTCAATAAACATAAATAAGTATGGTACTACTTATTTTCGAGTAAAACGTTTTAGAAGAGCACTTTCAAACCAGCATCACTCTCTTTTCTTTGAGAATCCCAACTCGATTAGTTTTCTATAAATCTCATCACGTAAAATTGAGTTTCcagttttttgttttctctctttccAGAAAGACCATGTACAAACGGtcatttttttcaccaattttcttCGCTAGACTGCACGAGCTCATTCACCCAGAAGCTGTAAATTTCTGCTATGTCGTGGTTCCGTGAGTTCCAGTTCCTCGGTCAATCAAAGATGTAATAAGATTTTAGCGGTCAATGCGTCGCTACtttggcgtaagggcgtatccagtggcgtggcttgctttgtgatatatcgatatttccccatttgaagttgtgttaaataatcgattattaaggtgttcgttgcaaacatcctgtttatcgatactttttcataggtttaaatgaccgatcaaccgatatatcacaaagcacaaCCACACCACTGGGCAcatctcaatttctacgtgagccctggaaCACATAGAGTCATACGGAAAGAAGGGCTcttgttgaaattgagatacgcccttacgcccaAGGAGTAACGAATTTTGTGATATCAGTTTTTACAATAAAACTACACTAATCTGGTGTGAAGGTATCTCTTCTTGTATTTTATTTCCCATCTGTACATTTCCTATCAAAAACACACTGCAGTATTGGAGACCCTTCAAATTCCTCgatacacacggagaaaaaaatttcgtgtatgggacccga
This window of the Bemisia tabaci chromosome 3, PGI_BMITA_v3 genome carries:
- the LOC109041440 gene encoding protein D2 isoform X1 produces the protein MFRSLTSIIYLSLYTVTLTFTNRAPQRSTGDILDRLQEADIVDDIIQRAPYEPLEVHHGNWTVDFGNELPIQAFDMQPQVRWPAPNGTMYTLVVVGPDVPHRDKPEQRDWLHWLLGNIHNNDTTSGESRADYIGIERPLYQPGTHRIVYLLYKHQDNQEVFFFASVIKGRKTMYKRSFFSPIFFARLHELIHPEAVNFCYVVVP
- the LOC109041440 gene encoding protein D2 isoform X2, with translation MFRSLTSIIYLSLYTVTLTFTNRAPQRSTGDILDRLQEADIVDDIIQRAPYEPLEVHHGNWTVDFGNELPIQAFDMQPQVRWPAPNGTMYTLVVVGPDVPHRDKPEQRDWLHWLLGNIHNNDTTSGESRADYIGIERPLYQPGTHRIVYLLYKHQDNQEVFFFASVIKGREDFFDRSFFTCNLLSREHNFKNPLAVNFALVTVD